A region of Diceros bicornis minor isolate mBicDic1 chromosome 31, mDicBic1.mat.cur, whole genome shotgun sequence DNA encodes the following proteins:
- the MADD gene encoding MAP kinase-activating death domain protein isoform X6: MVQKKKFCPRLLDYLVIVGARHPSSDSVAQTPELLRRYPLEDHAEFPLPPDVVFFCQPEGCLSVRQRRMSLRDDTSFVFTLTDKDTGVTRYGICVNFYRSFQKRMPKEKGEGGAGSRAKEGPRAACASEEVGTESSESGSSLQPPSADSTPDVNQSPRGKRRAKAGSRSRNSTLTSLCVLSHYPFFSTFRECLYTLKRLVDCCSERLLGKKLGIPRGIQRDTMWRIFTGSLLVEEKSSALLHDLREIEAWIYRLLRSPVPVSGQKRVDIEVLPQEFQQALTFALPDPSRFTLVDFPLHLPLELLGVDACLQVLTCILLEHKVVLQSRDYNALSMSVMAFVAMIYPLEYMFPVIPLLPTCMASAEQLLLAPTPYIIGVPASFFLYKLDFKMPDDVWLVDLDSNRVVAPTNAEVLPILPEPESLELKKHLKQALASMSLNTQPILNLEKFHEGQEIPLLLGRPSNDLQSTPSTEFNPLIYGNDVDSVDVATRVAMVRFFNSPNVLQGFQMHTRTLRLFPRPVVAFQAGSFLASRPRQTPFAEKLARTQAVEYFGEWILNPTNYAFQRIHNNMFDPALIGDKPKWYAHQLQPIHYRVYDSNSQLAEALSVPPERDSDSEPTDDSGSDSMDYDDSSSSYSSLGDFVSEMMKCDINGDTPNVDPLTHAALGDASEVEIDELQTQKEEEEPGPDSEHSQENPPLRSSSSTTASSSPSTVIHGASSEPADSTKMDDKAAVSVSKPLPTVPPSIGKSNMDRRQTEIGEGAQKLLRPNSLKLASDSDAESDSRASSPTSTVSNNSTEGFGGIMSFASSLYRNHSTSFSLSNLTLPTKGAREKTTPFPSLKGNRRALVDQKSSVIKHSPTVKREPPSPQGRSSNSSENQQFLKEVVHSVLDGQGVGWLNMKKVRRLLESEQLRVFVLSKLNRTVQSEDDARQDIIPDVEISRKVYKGMLDLLKCTVLSLEQSYAHAGLGGMASIFGLLEIAQTHYYSKEPDKRRRSPTESVNTPVGKDPGLAGRGDPKAMAQLRVPQLGPRAPSAAGRSPKELDTRSLKEENFVASVGPEVIKPVFDLGETEEKKSQISADSGVSLTSGSQRTDTDSVIGVSPAVMVRSSSQDSEVSNSSGETLGADSDLSSNAGDGPGGEGSAHLAGSRGTLSDSEIETNSATSAIFGEAHSLKPSIKETLVGSPVRSSEDASQRVYLYEGLLGKERSTLWDQMQFWEDAFLDAVMLEREGMGMDQGPQEMIDRYLSLGEHDRKRLEDDEDRLLATLLHNLISYMLLMKVNKNDIRKKVRRLMGKSHIGLVYSQQINEVLDQLVNLNGRDLSIRSSGSRHMKKQTFVVHAGTDTNGDLFFMEVCDDCVVLRSNIGTVYERWWYEKLINMTYCPKTKVLCLWRRNGSETQLNKFYTKKCRELYYCVKDSMERAAARQQSIKPGPELGGEFPVQDMKTGEGGLLQVTLEGINLKFMHNQVFIELNHIKKCNTVRGVFVLEEFVPEIKEVVSHKYKTPMAHEICYSVLCLFSYVAAVRSSEEDLRTPPRPVSS; the protein is encoded by the exons ATGGTGCAAAAGAAGAAGTTCTGTCCTCGATTACTTGACTATCTAGTGATTGTGGGAGCCAG GCACCCGAGCAGCGATAGCGTGGCCCAGACTCCTGAACTGCTGCGGCGATACCCGTTGGAGGATCACGCTGAGTTTCCCCTGCCCCCGGATGTGGTGTTCTTCTGCCAGCCAGAGGGCTGTCTGAGTGTGCGGCAGCGGCGCATGAGCCTGCGGGACGACACTTCTTTTGTCTTCACCCTCACTGACAAGGACACTGGAGTCACGCGTTATGGCATCTGTGTTAACTTCTACCGCTCCTTCCAAAAGCGAATGCCTAAGGAAAAGGGGGAGGGTGGGGCAGGGTCCCGTGCCAAGGAAGGACCCCGTGCTGCCTGTGCCTCAGAAGAGGTTGGCACTGAGAGCTCGGAGAGTGGCTCGTCCCTGCAGCCTCCCAGTGCCGACTCCACCCCGGATGTGAACCAGTCTCCTCGGGGCAAACGCCGGGCCAAGGCGGGGAGCCGGTCCCGCAACAGTACTCTGACGTCCCTGTGCGTGCTTAGCCACTACCCCTTCTTCTCCACCTTCCGAGAGTGTCTCTATACCCTCAAACGTCTGGTGGACTGCTGTAGTGAGCGACTGCTGGGCAAGAAACTGGGCATCCCGCGAGGCATACAAAG AGACACCATGTGGCGCATCTTTACTGGATCACTGCTAGTGGAGGAGAAGTCAAGTGCCCTTCTGCATGACCTTCGAGAGATTGAGGCCTGGATCTATCGGTTGCTGCGCTCCCCAGTACCCGTCTCCGGGCAGAAGCGAGTAGACATTGAGGTCCTGCCCCAGGAGTTCCAGCAAGCTCTGACCTTTGCTCTTCCAGACCCCTCTCGATTCACCCTAGTGGATTTCCCGCTGCACCTTCCCTTGGAACTTCTGGGTGTGGATGCCTGTCTTCAGGTGCTAACCTGCATCCTGTTAGAGCACAAG GTGGTGCTACAGTCCCGAGACTACAACGCGCTCTCTATGTCTGTGATGGCGTTTGTGGCAATGATCTACCCCTTGGAGTATATGTTTCCTGTTATCCCACTGCTGCCCACCTGCATGGCATCGGCAGAGCAG CTGCTGTTGGCTCCAACCCCGTACATTATCGGGGTCCCTGCCAGTTTCTTCCTCTACAAACTGGACTTCAAAATGCCTGATGATGTGTGGCTAGTGGATCTGGACAGCAATAGG GTGGTTGCCCCCACCAATGCAGAAGTGCTGCCTATCCTGCCGGAACCAGAATCATTAGAGCTGAAAAAACATTTAAAGCAG GCCCTCGCCAGCATGAGTCTCAACACCCAGCCCATCCTCAATCTGGAGAAATTCCATGAGGGCCAGGAGATCCCCCTTCTCTTGGGAAGGCCTTCGAATGACCTGCAGTCCACACCTTCCACTGAATTCAACCCACTCATCTATGGCAATGATGTGGATTCTGTGGATGTCGCAACCAG AGTGGCCATGGTCCGTTTCTTCAACTCCCCCAACGTGCTGCAGGGCTTTCAGATGCACACACGTACCCTACGTCTCTTCCCGCGGCCTGTGGTAGCTTTTCAAGCTGGCTCCTTTCTAGCCTCCCGTCCCCGGCAGACTCCTTTTGCTGAGAAATTGGCCAGGACTCAGGCTGTGGAGTACTTTGGAGAATGGATCCTTAACCCCACCAACTATGCCTTTCAGCGAATTCACAACA ACATGTTTGATCCAGCCCTGATTGGTGACAAGCCAAAGTGGTATGCTCATCAGCTGCAGCCCATCCATTATCGAGTCTATGATAGCAATTCCCAGCTGGCCGAGGCGCTGAGTGTGCCACCGGAGCGTGACTCTGACTCTGAACCTACCGATGACAG CGGCAGTGATAGTATGGATTATGATGACTCAAGCTCTTCCTACTCCTCCCTTGGTGACTTTGTTAGTGAAATGATGAAATGTGACATCAATGGTGACACTCCTA ATGTGGATCCCCTGACTCACGCGGCACTGGGGGATGCCAGTGAGGTAGAGATTGATGAGCTGCAAAcccagaaggaagaagaggaacctGGCCCAGACAGCGAGCACTCTCAGGAAAACCCGCCACTGCGCTCCAGCTCCAGCACCACCGCCAGCAGCAGCCCCAGCACTGTCATCCATGGAGCCAGTTCT GAACCTGCTGACTCAACAAAGATGGATGATAAGGCAGCAGTGAGCGTCTCCAAGCCCCTCCCTACTGTGCCTCCCAGCATTGGCAAATCGAACATGGACAGGCGTCAGACAGAAATTGGAGAGGG GGCTCAAAAGCTGCTGCGGCCCAACAGCTTGAAACTGGCAAGCGACTCAGATGCAGAGTCGGACTCTCGAGCGAGCTCTCCCACCTCCACCGTCTCCAACAACAGCACCGAGGGCTTCGGGGGCATCATGTCTTTTGCCA GCAGCCTGTATCGGAACCACAGCACAAGCTTCAGTCTTTCAAACCTCACACTGCCCACCAAAGGTGCCCGAGAGAAGACCACGCCCTTCCCCAGTCTGAAAG GAAACAGGAGGGCCCTAGTGGACCAGAAGTCGTCTGTCATTAAACACAGCCCAACAGTGAAAAGAGAGCCTCCATCACCCCAGGGTCGATCCAGCAATTCTAg TGAAAACCAGCAGTTCCTGAAGGAGGTGGTGCACAGCGTGCTGGATGGCCAGGGAGTTGGCTGGCTCAACATGAAAAAGGTGCGACGGCTGCTGGAGAGCGAGCAGCTGCGAGTCTTTGTCCTGAGCAAGCTGAACCGCACCGTGCAGTCAGAGGACGATGCCCGGCAGGACATCATCCCAGATGTG GAGATCAGTCGAAAGGTGTACAAGGGAATGTTAGACCTGCTCAAGTGCACGGTACTCAGCCTGGAGCAGTCCTATGCCCACGCAGGTCTGGGTGGCATGGCCAGCATCTTTGGGCTTCTGGAGATCGCCCAGACCCACTACTATAGTAAAG AACCAGACAAGCGGAGGAGGAGTCCAACAGAGAGTGTAAATACACCAGTTGGCAAGGATCCTGGCCTGGCTGGGCGGGGGGACCCAAAGGCTATGGCACAGCTGAGAGTTCCCCAGCTGGGACCTCGAGCACCAAGTGCTGCAGGAAGGAGTCCTAAGGAGCTAGACACCAGAAGTTTAAAGGAGGAGAATTTTGTAGCATCTGTTG GGCCTGAGGTAATCAAACCCGTCTTTGACCTTGGTGAGACAGAGGAGAAGAAGTCCCAAATCAGCGCAGACAGTGGTGTGAGCCTGACATCTGGTTCCCAG AGGACTGATACAGACTCTGTCATCGGTGTGAGTCCAGCTGTTATGGTGCGAAGCTCCAGTCAGGATTCTGAA GTGAGTAACAGTTCTGGAGAGACCCTTGGAGCAGACAGTGACCTGAGCAGCAATGCTGGTGATGGACCAGGCGGCGAGGGCAGTGCCCACTTGGCAGGCTCTCGGGGCACTTTGTCTGATAGTGAAATTGAGACCAACTCTGCCACCAGTGCCATCTTT GGTGAGGCCCACAGCTTGAAGCCAAGCATAAAAGAGACGCTGGTGGGCAGCCCAGTTCGCTCTTCCGAAGATGCAAGCCAGCGAGTCTACCTCTACGAGGGACTCCTAG GCAAGGAGCGTTCTACTTTATGGGACCAAATGCAGTTCTGGGAAGATGCGTTCTTAGATGCTGTGATGTTGGAGAGAGAAGGGATGGGTATGGACCAGGGTCCCCAGGAAATGATAGACAG GTACCTGTCCCTGGGGGAACATGACCGGAAGCGCCTAGAGGATGATGAAGATCGTTTACTGGCCACGCTTTTGCACAACCTCATCTCCTACATGCTGCTGATGAAG GTAAATAAGAATGACATCCGGAAGAAGGTGAGGCGCCTAATGGGAAAGTCCCATATTGGGCTTGTGTACAGTCAGCAAATCAATGAAGTGCTTGATCAGCTGGTGAACCTG AATGGACGTGATCTCTCTATCCGGTCCAGTGGCAGCCGGCACATGAAGAAGCAGACATTCGTGGTACATGCGGGGACAGACACAAACGGAGATCTCTTCTTCATGGAG GTGTGTGATGACTGTGTGGTGTTGCGTAGTAACATCGGGACGGTGTATGAGCGCTGGTGGTACGAGAAGCTCATCAACATGACCTACTGTCCCAAGACCAAGGTGTTGTGCTTGTGGCGTAGAAACGGCTCTGAGACCCAGCTCAACAAATTCTATACTAAGAAG TGTCGGGAGCTGTACTACTGCGTGAAGGATAGCATGGAGCGTGCTGCCGCCCGACAGCAGAGTATCAAACCTG GACCTGAACTAGGTGGCGAGTTCCCTGTGCAGGACATGAAGACTGGTGAGGGTGGCTTGCTGCAGGTCACCCTAGAAGGGATCAATCTCAAGTTCATGCACAACCAG GTTTTCATAGAGCTGAATCACATTAAAAAGTGCAATACAGTTCGAGGCGTCTTTGTCCTGGAGGAATTTG TTCCTGAAATTAAAGAAGTGGTGAGCCACAAGTACAAGACACCAATG GCCCACGAGATCTGCTACTCTGTGTTGTGTCTCTTCTCGTATGTGGCAGCAGTTCGTAGCAGTGAGGAAGATCTCAGAACCCCACCCCGGCCCGTCTCTAGCTGA
- the MADD gene encoding MAP kinase-activating death domain protein isoform X5, with translation MVQKKKFCPRLLDYLVIVGARHPSSDSVAQTPELLRRYPLEDHAEFPLPPDVVFFCQPEGCLSVRQRRMSLRDDTSFVFTLTDKDTGVTRYGICVNFYRSFQKRMPKEKGEGGAGSRAKEGPRAACASEEVGTESSESGSSLQPPSADSTPDVNQSPRGKRRAKAGSRSRNSTLTSLCVLSHYPFFSTFRECLYTLKRLVDCCSERLLGKKLGIPRGIQRDTMWRIFTGSLLVEEKSSALLHDLREIEAWIYRLLRSPVPVSGQKRVDIEVLPQEFQQALTFALPDPSRFTLVDFPLHLPLELLGVDACLQVLTCILLEHKVVLQSRDYNALSMSVMAFVAMIYPLEYMFPVIPLLPTCMASAEQLLLAPTPYIIGVPASFFLYKLDFKMPDDVWLVDLDSNRVVAPTNAEVLPILPEPESLELKKHLKQALASMSLNTQPILNLEKFHEGQEIPLLLGRPSNDLQSTPSTEFNPLIYGNDVDSVDVATRVAMVRFFNSPNVLQGFQMHTRTLRLFPRPVVAFQAGSFLASRPRQTPFAEKLARTQAVEYFGEWILNPTNYAFQRIHNNMFDPALIGDKPKWYAHQLQPIHYRVYDSNSQLAEALSVPPERDSDSEPTDDSGSDSMDYDDSSSSYSSLGDFVSEMMKCDINGDTPNVDPLTHAALGDASEVEIDELQTQKEEEEPGPDSEHSQENPPLRSSSSTTASSSPSTVIHGASSEPADSTKMDDKAAVSVSKPLPTVPPSIGKSNMDRRQTEIGEGAQKLLRPNSLKLASDSDAESDSRASSPTSTVSNNSTEGFGGIMSFASSLYRNHSTSFSLSNLTLPTKGAREKTTPFPSLKGNRRALVDQKSSVIKHSPTVKREPPSPQGRSSNSSENQQFLKEVVHSVLDGQGVGWLNMKKVRRLLESEQLRVFVLSKLNRTVQSEDDARQDIIPDVEISRKVYKGMLDLLKCTVLSLEQSYAHAGLGGMASIFGLLEIAQTHYYSKEPDKRRRSPTESVNTPVGKDPGLAGRGDPKAMAQLRVPQLGPRAPSAAGRSPKELDTRSLKEENFVASVGPEVIKPVFDLGETEEKKSQISADSGVSLTSGSQRTDTDSVIGVSPAVMVRSSSQDSEVSTVSNSSGETLGADSDLSSNAGDGPGGEGSAHLAGSRGTLSDSEIETNSATSAIFGEAHSLKPSIKETLVGSPVRSSEDASQRVYLYEGLLGKERSTLWDQMQFWEDAFLDAVMLEREGMGMDQGPQEMIDRYLSLGEHDRKRLEDDEDRLLATLLHNLISYMLLMKVNKNDIRKKVRRLMGKSHIGLVYSQQINEVLDQLVNLNGRDLSIRSSGSRHMKKQTFVVHAGTDTNGDLFFMEVCDDCVVLRSNIGTVYERWWYEKLINMTYCPKTKVLCLWRRNGSETQLNKFYTKKCRELYYCVKDSMERAAARQQSIKPGPELGGEFPVQDMKTGEGGLLQVTLEGINLKFMHNQVFIELNHIKKCNTVRGVFVLEEFVPEIKEVVSHKYKTPMAHEICYSVLCLFSYVAAVRSSEEDLRTPPRPVSS, from the exons ATGGTGCAAAAGAAGAAGTTCTGTCCTCGATTACTTGACTATCTAGTGATTGTGGGAGCCAG GCACCCGAGCAGCGATAGCGTGGCCCAGACTCCTGAACTGCTGCGGCGATACCCGTTGGAGGATCACGCTGAGTTTCCCCTGCCCCCGGATGTGGTGTTCTTCTGCCAGCCAGAGGGCTGTCTGAGTGTGCGGCAGCGGCGCATGAGCCTGCGGGACGACACTTCTTTTGTCTTCACCCTCACTGACAAGGACACTGGAGTCACGCGTTATGGCATCTGTGTTAACTTCTACCGCTCCTTCCAAAAGCGAATGCCTAAGGAAAAGGGGGAGGGTGGGGCAGGGTCCCGTGCCAAGGAAGGACCCCGTGCTGCCTGTGCCTCAGAAGAGGTTGGCACTGAGAGCTCGGAGAGTGGCTCGTCCCTGCAGCCTCCCAGTGCCGACTCCACCCCGGATGTGAACCAGTCTCCTCGGGGCAAACGCCGGGCCAAGGCGGGGAGCCGGTCCCGCAACAGTACTCTGACGTCCCTGTGCGTGCTTAGCCACTACCCCTTCTTCTCCACCTTCCGAGAGTGTCTCTATACCCTCAAACGTCTGGTGGACTGCTGTAGTGAGCGACTGCTGGGCAAGAAACTGGGCATCCCGCGAGGCATACAAAG AGACACCATGTGGCGCATCTTTACTGGATCACTGCTAGTGGAGGAGAAGTCAAGTGCCCTTCTGCATGACCTTCGAGAGATTGAGGCCTGGATCTATCGGTTGCTGCGCTCCCCAGTACCCGTCTCCGGGCAGAAGCGAGTAGACATTGAGGTCCTGCCCCAGGAGTTCCAGCAAGCTCTGACCTTTGCTCTTCCAGACCCCTCTCGATTCACCCTAGTGGATTTCCCGCTGCACCTTCCCTTGGAACTTCTGGGTGTGGATGCCTGTCTTCAGGTGCTAACCTGCATCCTGTTAGAGCACAAG GTGGTGCTACAGTCCCGAGACTACAACGCGCTCTCTATGTCTGTGATGGCGTTTGTGGCAATGATCTACCCCTTGGAGTATATGTTTCCTGTTATCCCACTGCTGCCCACCTGCATGGCATCGGCAGAGCAG CTGCTGTTGGCTCCAACCCCGTACATTATCGGGGTCCCTGCCAGTTTCTTCCTCTACAAACTGGACTTCAAAATGCCTGATGATGTGTGGCTAGTGGATCTGGACAGCAATAGG GTGGTTGCCCCCACCAATGCAGAAGTGCTGCCTATCCTGCCGGAACCAGAATCATTAGAGCTGAAAAAACATTTAAAGCAG GCCCTCGCCAGCATGAGTCTCAACACCCAGCCCATCCTCAATCTGGAGAAATTCCATGAGGGCCAGGAGATCCCCCTTCTCTTGGGAAGGCCTTCGAATGACCTGCAGTCCACACCTTCCACTGAATTCAACCCACTCATCTATGGCAATGATGTGGATTCTGTGGATGTCGCAACCAG AGTGGCCATGGTCCGTTTCTTCAACTCCCCCAACGTGCTGCAGGGCTTTCAGATGCACACACGTACCCTACGTCTCTTCCCGCGGCCTGTGGTAGCTTTTCAAGCTGGCTCCTTTCTAGCCTCCCGTCCCCGGCAGACTCCTTTTGCTGAGAAATTGGCCAGGACTCAGGCTGTGGAGTACTTTGGAGAATGGATCCTTAACCCCACCAACTATGCCTTTCAGCGAATTCACAACA ACATGTTTGATCCAGCCCTGATTGGTGACAAGCCAAAGTGGTATGCTCATCAGCTGCAGCCCATCCATTATCGAGTCTATGATAGCAATTCCCAGCTGGCCGAGGCGCTGAGTGTGCCACCGGAGCGTGACTCTGACTCTGAACCTACCGATGACAG CGGCAGTGATAGTATGGATTATGATGACTCAAGCTCTTCCTACTCCTCCCTTGGTGACTTTGTTAGTGAAATGATGAAATGTGACATCAATGGTGACACTCCTA ATGTGGATCCCCTGACTCACGCGGCACTGGGGGATGCCAGTGAGGTAGAGATTGATGAGCTGCAAAcccagaaggaagaagaggaacctGGCCCAGACAGCGAGCACTCTCAGGAAAACCCGCCACTGCGCTCCAGCTCCAGCACCACCGCCAGCAGCAGCCCCAGCACTGTCATCCATGGAGCCAGTTCT GAACCTGCTGACTCAACAAAGATGGATGATAAGGCAGCAGTGAGCGTCTCCAAGCCCCTCCCTACTGTGCCTCCCAGCATTGGCAAATCGAACATGGACAGGCGTCAGACAGAAATTGGAGAGGG GGCTCAAAAGCTGCTGCGGCCCAACAGCTTGAAACTGGCAAGCGACTCAGATGCAGAGTCGGACTCTCGAGCGAGCTCTCCCACCTCCACCGTCTCCAACAACAGCACCGAGGGCTTCGGGGGCATCATGTCTTTTGCCA GCAGCCTGTATCGGAACCACAGCACAAGCTTCAGTCTTTCAAACCTCACACTGCCCACCAAAGGTGCCCGAGAGAAGACCACGCCCTTCCCCAGTCTGAAAG GAAACAGGAGGGCCCTAGTGGACCAGAAGTCGTCTGTCATTAAACACAGCCCAACAGTGAAAAGAGAGCCTCCATCACCCCAGGGTCGATCCAGCAATTCTAg TGAAAACCAGCAGTTCCTGAAGGAGGTGGTGCACAGCGTGCTGGATGGCCAGGGAGTTGGCTGGCTCAACATGAAAAAGGTGCGACGGCTGCTGGAGAGCGAGCAGCTGCGAGTCTTTGTCCTGAGCAAGCTGAACCGCACCGTGCAGTCAGAGGACGATGCCCGGCAGGACATCATCCCAGATGTG GAGATCAGTCGAAAGGTGTACAAGGGAATGTTAGACCTGCTCAAGTGCACGGTACTCAGCCTGGAGCAGTCCTATGCCCACGCAGGTCTGGGTGGCATGGCCAGCATCTTTGGGCTTCTGGAGATCGCCCAGACCCACTACTATAGTAAAG AACCAGACAAGCGGAGGAGGAGTCCAACAGAGAGTGTAAATACACCAGTTGGCAAGGATCCTGGCCTGGCTGGGCGGGGGGACCCAAAGGCTATGGCACAGCTGAGAGTTCCCCAGCTGGGACCTCGAGCACCAAGTGCTGCAGGAAGGAGTCCTAAGGAGCTAGACACCAGAAGTTTAAAGGAGGAGAATTTTGTAGCATCTGTTG GGCCTGAGGTAATCAAACCCGTCTTTGACCTTGGTGAGACAGAGGAGAAGAAGTCCCAAATCAGCGCAGACAGTGGTGTGAGCCTGACATCTGGTTCCCAG AGGACTGATACAGACTCTGTCATCGGTGTGAGTCCAGCTGTTATGGTGCGAAGCTCCAGTCAGGATTCTGAAGTTAGCACC GTGAGTAACAGTTCTGGAGAGACCCTTGGAGCAGACAGTGACCTGAGCAGCAATGCTGGTGATGGACCAGGCGGCGAGGGCAGTGCCCACTTGGCAGGCTCTCGGGGCACTTTGTCTGATAGTGAAATTGAGACCAACTCTGCCACCAGTGCCATCTTT GGTGAGGCCCACAGCTTGAAGCCAAGCATAAAAGAGACGCTGGTGGGCAGCCCAGTTCGCTCTTCCGAAGATGCAAGCCAGCGAGTCTACCTCTACGAGGGACTCCTAG GCAAGGAGCGTTCTACTTTATGGGACCAAATGCAGTTCTGGGAAGATGCGTTCTTAGATGCTGTGATGTTGGAGAGAGAAGGGATGGGTATGGACCAGGGTCCCCAGGAAATGATAGACAG GTACCTGTCCCTGGGGGAACATGACCGGAAGCGCCTAGAGGATGATGAAGATCGTTTACTGGCCACGCTTTTGCACAACCTCATCTCCTACATGCTGCTGATGAAG GTAAATAAGAATGACATCCGGAAGAAGGTGAGGCGCCTAATGGGAAAGTCCCATATTGGGCTTGTGTACAGTCAGCAAATCAATGAAGTGCTTGATCAGCTGGTGAACCTG AATGGACGTGATCTCTCTATCCGGTCCAGTGGCAGCCGGCACATGAAGAAGCAGACATTCGTGGTACATGCGGGGACAGACACAAACGGAGATCTCTTCTTCATGGAG GTGTGTGATGACTGTGTGGTGTTGCGTAGTAACATCGGGACGGTGTATGAGCGCTGGTGGTACGAGAAGCTCATCAACATGACCTACTGTCCCAAGACCAAGGTGTTGTGCTTGTGGCGTAGAAACGGCTCTGAGACCCAGCTCAACAAATTCTATACTAAGAAG TGTCGGGAGCTGTACTACTGCGTGAAGGATAGCATGGAGCGTGCTGCCGCCCGACAGCAGAGTATCAAACCTG GACCTGAACTAGGTGGCGAGTTCCCTGTGCAGGACATGAAGACTGGTGAGGGTGGCTTGCTGCAGGTCACCCTAGAAGGGATCAATCTCAAGTTCATGCACAACCAG GTTTTCATAGAGCTGAATCACATTAAAAAGTGCAATACAGTTCGAGGCGTCTTTGTCCTGGAGGAATTTG TTCCTGAAATTAAAGAAGTGGTGAGCCACAAGTACAAGACACCAATG GCCCACGAGATCTGCTACTCTGTGTTGTGTCTCTTCTCGTATGTGGCAGCAGTTCGTAGCAGTGAGGAAGATCTCAGAACCCCACCCCGGCCCGTCTCTAGCTGA